From Streptomyces chrestomyceticus JCM 4735, one genomic window encodes:
- a CDS encoding nicotinamide mononucleotide transporter family protein yields the protein MNALGWLNGPAFTAFGQQVIWSDMIGNSVGLAALAFGWRRSIWTWPAQFLSGLILVSAYAYAHLSGGVGKQLLVIGVALWGWRQWQRGRQQAQDGSIAVRFATWRERGLLLAGTAVGTAAVGSLFALVPQLSWNPWPDAYIFVGTLAAMVAQARGLVEFWFAWLLVDIVGVPLAFSSGLAFSGLVYVVYLGLVLWGMRDWWLRSRTNPQPVLEGAAA from the coding sequence GTGAACGCCCTCGGCTGGCTGAACGGCCCGGCCTTCACCGCCTTCGGCCAGCAGGTCATCTGGTCCGACATGATCGGCAACAGCGTCGGCCTGGCCGCCCTCGCCTTCGGCTGGCGGCGCTCCATATGGACCTGGCCCGCCCAGTTCCTGTCCGGCCTGATCCTGGTCTCCGCGTACGCCTACGCCCACCTCAGCGGCGGCGTCGGCAAGCAGCTCCTGGTCATCGGCGTGGCGCTGTGGGGCTGGCGGCAGTGGCAGCGCGGCCGGCAGCAGGCCCAGGACGGCTCCATCGCCGTACGCTTCGCCACCTGGCGCGAACGCGGGCTCCTGCTGGCCGGCACGGCGGTGGGCACCGCCGCCGTCGGCTCGCTGTTCGCCCTCGTCCCGCAGCTCTCCTGGAACCCCTGGCCCGACGCGTACATCTTCGTCGGCACCCTCGCGGCGATGGTCGCCCAGGCCCGCGGCCTGGTCGAGTTCTGGTTCGCCTGGCTGCTCGTCGACATCGTGGGCGTCCCCCTCGCCTTCAGCAGCGGCCTGGCCTTCTCCGGCCTGGTCTACGTCGTCTACCTCGGCCTCGTCCTGTGGGGTATGCGCGACTGGTGGCTGCGCTCCCGCACGAATCCGCAGCCCGTCCTGGAAGGAGCGGCGGCATGA
- a CDS encoding phosphoribosyl-ATP diphosphatase, whose amino-acid sequence MSKKTFEELFAELQQKAATGDPATSRTAELVSSGVHAIGKKVVEEAAEVWMAAEYESDEAAAEEISQLLYHLQVMMVAKGISLDDVYAHL is encoded by the coding sequence ATGTCCAAGAAGACGTTCGAGGAGCTCTTCGCCGAGCTCCAGCAGAAGGCCGCCACCGGCGACCCCGCCACCTCCCGCACCGCCGAGCTGGTCAGCTCCGGCGTCCATGCGATCGGCAAGAAGGTCGTCGAGGAGGCCGCCGAGGTCTGGATGGCCGCGGAGTACGAGTCCGACGAGGCCGCCGCCGAGGAGATCTCCCAGCTCCTGTACCACCTTCAGGTGATGATGGTCGCCAAGGGCATCTCCCTCGACGACGTGTACGCCCATCTCTGA
- the ribH gene encoding 6,7-dimethyl-8-ribityllumazine synthase produces the protein MSGKGAPELSVKNCGDLRVAVIAAQWHEKVMDGLVDGALRALSELGIDEPTLLRVPGSFELPVVAKVLAGRGYDAIVALGVVIRGGTPHFDYVCQGVTQGLTQVSVDTGVPIGFGVLTCDTEEQALDRAGIFGSTEDKGHEAVTAAVATAATLRTVAEPWR, from the coding sequence GTGAGCGGCAAGGGCGCACCCGAACTGTCCGTGAAGAACTGTGGCGACCTGCGGGTGGCCGTCATCGCCGCCCAGTGGCACGAGAAGGTGATGGACGGCCTGGTGGACGGCGCCCTGCGCGCCCTGTCCGAGCTGGGCATCGACGAGCCGACGCTGCTGCGCGTGCCCGGCAGCTTCGAGCTGCCGGTGGTCGCCAAGGTCCTGGCCGGCCGCGGCTACGACGCGATCGTGGCGCTCGGCGTCGTCATCCGGGGCGGCACCCCGCACTTCGACTACGTGTGCCAGGGCGTCACCCAGGGCCTGACGCAGGTCAGCGTCGACACCGGCGTACCCATCGGGTTCGGCGTGCTGACCTGCGACACCGAGGAGCAGGCCCTGGACCGGGCCGGAATCTTCGGCTCCACCGAGGACAAGGGCCACGAGGCGGTGACCGCCGCCGTCGCCACCGCCGCGACGCTGCGCACCGTCGCCGAGCCCTGGCGCTGA
- a CDS encoding bifunctional 3,4-dihydroxy-2-butanone-4-phosphate synthase/GTP cyclohydrolase II: MTALQSWYDPEGAVERDAVLALDPVEQAVADIAAGRPVVVVDDENRENEGDLIVAAERATPEILAFMMSECRGLICAPMEGAELDRLALPQMVEHNTESMRTAFTVSVDATPAHGVSTGISAADRATTLRLLASGEAAPADFVRPGHIFPLRAREGGVLARNGHTEAGVDLARLAGLRPAAAIVEIAGEDGTMLRLPELVPFARKHGLSIISIEDLIAYRRSSEPTVRREAETRLPTRYGEFTAYGYRSTVDGVEHIALVAGEIGDGEDVLVRVHSECLTGDIFHSLRCDCGPQLEESLRRVQEAGRGVVIYLRGHEGRGIGLLSKLRAYELQERGRDTLDANLELGLPADARDYGAGAQVLADLGVRSLRLMTNNPEKTEALVRHGLKVLGREPMPVQAGEHNLRYLRTKRDRMGHDLPWLDADRASACGNQ; the protein is encoded by the coding sequence ATGACCGCACTGCAGAGCTGGTACGACCCCGAGGGAGCCGTCGAGCGGGACGCCGTCCTCGCCCTGGACCCCGTCGAGCAGGCCGTCGCCGACATCGCCGCCGGCCGCCCGGTGGTGGTCGTGGACGACGAGAACCGCGAGAACGAGGGCGACCTGATCGTCGCCGCCGAACGGGCCACCCCCGAGATCCTCGCCTTCATGATGAGCGAGTGCCGCGGCCTGATCTGCGCCCCCATGGAGGGCGCCGAACTGGACCGCCTCGCGCTGCCGCAGATGGTCGAGCACAACACCGAGTCGATGCGCACCGCGTTCACCGTCTCCGTCGACGCCACCCCGGCGCACGGCGTCAGCACCGGCATCTCCGCCGCCGACCGCGCCACCACCCTGCGCCTGCTGGCCTCCGGCGAGGCCGCGCCCGCCGACTTCGTACGCCCCGGCCACATCTTCCCGCTGCGCGCCCGCGAGGGCGGCGTGCTGGCCCGCAACGGCCACACCGAGGCGGGCGTGGACCTGGCGCGGCTGGCCGGGCTGCGGCCCGCCGCCGCCATCGTGGAGATCGCCGGCGAGGACGGCACGATGCTGCGGCTGCCCGAGCTGGTGCCGTTCGCCCGCAAGCACGGCCTGTCGATCATCTCCATCGAGGACCTCATCGCCTACCGCCGCAGCTCGGAGCCCACCGTCCGGCGTGAGGCCGAGACCCGGCTGCCCACCCGCTACGGCGAGTTCACCGCGTACGGCTACCGCTCCACCGTCGACGGCGTCGAGCACATCGCGCTGGTCGCCGGCGAGATCGGCGACGGCGAGGACGTCCTGGTACGGGTCCACTCCGAGTGCCTGACCGGCGACATCTTCCACTCGCTGCGCTGCGACTGCGGCCCCCAACTGGAGGAGTCGCTGCGGCGCGTCCAGGAGGCGGGCCGCGGCGTGGTGATCTACCTGCGCGGCCACGAGGGACGCGGCATCGGGCTGCTGTCCAAGCTGCGCGCGTACGAGCTCCAGGAGCGCGGCCGCGACACCCTCGACGCCAACCTGGAGCTGGGGCTGCCCGCCGACGCCCGGGACTACGGCGCCGGGGCCCAGGTGCTCGCCGACCTCGGCGTGCGCTCGCTGCGCCTGATGACCAACAACCCGGAGAAGACCGAGGCCCTGGTCCGGCACGGACTCAAGGTCCTCGGCCGGGAACCGATGCCCGTACAGGCGGGCGAGCACAACCTGCGGTACCTGCGCACCAAGCGGGACCGGATGGGGCACGACCTGCCCTGGCTCGACGCGGACCGCGCGTCGGCCTGCGGCAACCAGTAG
- the hisG gene encoding ATP phosphoribosyltransferase, with amino-acid sequence MLRIAVPNKGSLSEPASAMLHEAGYRQRKDRRELVLVDAENEVEFFFLRPRDIAVYVGSGKLDIGITGRDLLLDSGAQAEEIMQLGFAGSTFRYATRPGTAKEVTDFGGMTVATSFSGLVTQHLADHGVNASVVHLDGAVETAIQLGVAEIIADVVETGTTLRNAGLEIIGEPILKSEAVVIRGKGAPEDDPKVRQFLRRMQGVLVARRYVMMDYDIRVEHVEKAVALTPGLESPTVSPLHHEGWVAVRSMVPSKDAQRIMDELYELGARAILTTGIHACRL; translated from the coding sequence ATGCTGCGCATCGCCGTCCCGAACAAGGGTTCACTGTCCGAGCCTGCGTCGGCGATGCTCCATGAGGCCGGCTACCGCCAGCGCAAGGACCGCAGGGAGCTGGTCCTGGTCGACGCGGAGAACGAGGTCGAGTTCTTCTTCCTGCGCCCGCGCGACATCGCGGTGTACGTCGGCTCCGGCAAGCTGGACATCGGCATCACCGGCCGCGACCTGCTGCTCGACTCCGGCGCGCAGGCCGAGGAGATCATGCAGCTCGGCTTCGCCGGCTCGACCTTCCGCTACGCCACCCGCCCGGGTACGGCCAAGGAGGTCACCGACTTCGGCGGCATGACGGTCGCCACGTCCTTCTCCGGACTGGTCACCCAGCACCTCGCCGACCACGGCGTGAACGCCTCCGTCGTCCACCTGGACGGCGCCGTGGAGACCGCCATCCAGCTCGGCGTCGCCGAGATCATCGCCGATGTCGTGGAGACCGGCACCACCCTGCGCAACGCCGGGCTGGAGATCATCGGCGAGCCGATCCTGAAGTCCGAGGCGGTCGTCATCCGCGGCAAGGGCGCGCCCGAGGACGACCCGAAGGTCCGGCAGTTCCTCCGCCGGATGCAGGGCGTCCTGGTCGCCCGGCGCTACGTGATGATGGACTACGACATCCGCGTGGAGCACGTCGAGAAGGCCGTCGCCCTCACCCCGGGCCTGGAGTCGCCGACCGTCTCCCCGCTGCACCACGAGGGCTGGGTCGCGGTCCGCTCGATGGTCCCCTCCAAGGACGCCCAGCGCATCATGGACGAGCTGTACGAGCTCGGCGCCCGCGCCATCCTGACCACCGGCATCCACGCCTGCCGCCTCTGA
- a CDS encoding PH domain-containing protein has protein sequence MSAPASAPLPDLPVTFRPGRTRAVLYGVGIAQLAVLTVIAVLLPNLGGGERISFVFTGLVILGVLLLLARPKVVARQDGVTVVNLTTKRELAWAQVLRVNLRQGDPWVHLDLADGTSLPAMGIQPGIARDQAIRDARTLRALAENHGTGDQPAR, from the coding sequence GTGTCCGCGCCCGCATCCGCGCCCCTGCCCGACCTCCCGGTGACCTTCCGGCCGGGCCGCACCCGTGCCGTCCTGTACGGCGTCGGCATCGCCCAGCTCGCCGTGCTCACGGTGATCGCCGTCCTGCTGCCGAACCTGGGCGGCGGCGAGCGGATCAGCTTCGTCTTCACCGGGCTGGTCATCCTCGGCGTACTGCTGCTGCTCGCGCGGCCCAAGGTCGTCGCCCGGCAGGACGGCGTCACGGTCGTCAACCTGACCACCAAGCGCGAGCTGGCCTGGGCCCAGGTGCTGCGGGTCAACCTGCGCCAGGGCGACCCCTGGGTCCACCTCGACCTGGCCGACGGCACCAGCCTGCCCGCCATGGGCATCCAGCCCGGCATCGCGCGCGACCAGGCCATTCGCGACGCCCGTACGCTGCGGGCGCTCGCCGAGAACCACGGCACCGGGGACCAGCCGGCCCGGTGA
- a CDS encoding hemolysin family protein, with product MTATLLLLAAALVLILANGFFVAAEFGLVTVEKAEAERAAAEGDRRARTVVGALRELSFQLSGTQLGITITSLVVGMLAEPALARLLSGPLTATGLPAGAVPGIAVVIGMLLASAVQMVLGELVPKNWAVSKPLQVARFVAGPQGAFSRFFRPVISLLNTVANRLVRALGVEPTEELASARTPGELVSLAHHSARAGVIEQDTADLFVRTLSLGGLTAENVMTPRVRVSALQASATAEDILNLTRATGLSRFPVYRTRLDEVVGMVHLKDALAVPEHDRLRTPAARIAVPPLLVPATLPVQPLLERLRSEQPIAVVVDEYGGTAGVVTLEDIVEELVGEVRDEHDRIDLPELAQAPPEDGRPAWDADGGCRVDTLRRIGLDTPDGPYETVAGLVAQILGRVPAPGDTAELDGWRLRVRLVSHHRAERVRIIRTAGAAAPAPTPAEVAR from the coding sequence ATGACCGCCACACTGCTGCTGCTCGCGGCCGCCCTCGTCCTGATCCTCGCCAACGGCTTCTTCGTGGCCGCCGAGTTCGGCCTGGTCACCGTGGAGAAGGCGGAGGCCGAACGGGCCGCCGCCGAAGGGGACCGGCGCGCCCGCACCGTCGTCGGCGCGCTGCGCGAACTCTCCTTCCAGCTCTCCGGCACCCAGCTCGGCATCACCATCACCTCCCTGGTGGTCGGCATGCTCGCCGAGCCCGCCCTGGCCCGGCTGCTGTCCGGGCCGCTGACCGCCACCGGGCTGCCGGCCGGTGCCGTACCCGGCATCGCCGTCGTCATCGGGATGCTGCTGGCCTCCGCCGTGCAGATGGTCCTCGGTGAACTGGTGCCCAAGAACTGGGCGGTCTCCAAGCCGCTCCAGGTCGCCCGGTTCGTCGCGGGCCCGCAGGGCGCCTTCTCGCGGTTCTTCCGCCCGGTGATCTCCCTGCTGAACACCGTCGCCAACCGGCTCGTCCGGGCCCTTGGCGTGGAGCCGACCGAGGAGCTGGCCTCCGCCCGCACCCCCGGCGAACTGGTCTCGCTCGCCCACCACTCGGCCCGCGCCGGGGTGATCGAGCAGGACACCGCCGACCTGTTCGTGCGCACCCTCTCGCTCGGCGGGCTGACCGCCGAGAACGTGATGACCCCTCGGGTCCGGGTCAGCGCCCTCCAGGCGTCCGCTACCGCCGAGGACATCCTCAACCTCACCCGCGCCACCGGCCTGTCCCGCTTCCCCGTCTACCGCACCCGGCTCGACGAGGTGGTGGGCATGGTGCACCTCAAGGACGCCCTCGCGGTGCCCGAGCACGACCGGCTGCGCACCCCGGCGGCCCGGATCGCCGTACCGCCGCTCCTGGTCCCGGCGACGCTGCCGGTGCAGCCGCTGCTGGAGCGGCTGCGCAGCGAGCAGCCGATAGCCGTCGTGGTCGACGAGTACGGCGGCACGGCGGGCGTGGTCACCCTGGAGGACATCGTCGAGGAACTGGTCGGCGAGGTCCGCGACGAGCACGACCGGATCGACCTGCCCGAGCTGGCCCAGGCGCCGCCCGAGGACGGCCGCCCCGCCTGGGACGCCGACGGCGGCTGCCGGGTCGACACGCTGCGGCGGATCGGTCTGGACACGCCGGACGGCCCGTACGAGACCGTGGCGGGCCTGGTGGCCCAGATACTCGGGCGGGTGCCCGCCCCCGGCGACACCGCCGAGCTGGACGGCTGGCGGCTGCGGGTGCGGCTGGTGTCCCACCACCGCGCCGAGCGGGTCCGGATCATACGGACCGCGGGGGCCGCGGCACCCGCGCCGACGCCGGCGGAGGTGGCCCGGTGA